From the genome of Candidatus Methylomirabilota bacterium:
GCCGATCTCGGGCATCGGGCGCCTAGCCTCCGCACCCGCTGAACGTCACCTTCACCTCGCGCTTGACCTGGAGCAGCGTGCCGTCGCTGAGCTCGGCGATGGCCCGCACGTCGCCCGTCTCTCCCAGCCGCACGGTGGCCCCGACGAGGGCCTGACCGGCTTCCGGGGTCAGCGTGGCGCGCGCGATGATCGGGATACGGTTCTTGTCGGCGACGAAGTACACGTGCTTGACCCACTTGCCCGCCGTCATCGGCGCGCCGACCTCCACTGAGACCGGCACGACCGCGCCGTTCTCGGCGATGAGCGGGACCTCCAGCGTGACCGTCCGGGCCCCGTCCTGCAGCGGACGGCTGCCGAACAGCCGCTTCAGCCCGTCCTGCACGCTCTCGTGCACGCCGAACTGCTGTGCCTGGGCCGGACGGGGGGCCACGAGTGGCACCGCCCCGCCCGTCCCGACGAGCCCGAGCATTCCGAGGACCCTGAACAGCGCGCGCCGGGTCATGCGGGAAGTATACCTCCGGCCGCTCCCCGAGCCAGCCGGGGCACGAGGTTAGTGGGTGGATATTGACAGCGCCGGCGCCGGGTAGCTGCGATGGCGGGTATGGACTTCCTTCGGCGTGGTCCTGGACTTAGGGCTGCCGGATCGCCGCTATTCAACGTTCTCCACGGACTCGGGGGGCGATGAGGGGGGTTCCCCGAGAGCCCGTGGATGAAGGACGTCGATCGCCCAGCCGACATCAAGATGGTCCCCCAGCCAGCCTGGACACGACGTCCGTGCGTGGATGCTGAGGCCCTGCGCGATGTGTCCGGCACGAAGCACGTGCACCGGATTGGCGGGTGCTGCGGCAGGCTCCGGCGCTTCAGGCAGGAGGCGGCCATCCGGTCTGCGGAATCGCAGCGTCCCGTCGGGCCCTCGATCGACCTGAAAGCCCTCCTCGTGGACCGCCCGGTGGTGGTTGCGACAGAGCAGCGTGAGGTTCGAGAGTGTCGTTGGGCCACCTTGAGCCCAGTGGCGGATGTGATGCCCCTGGCCGAAGCGCACGCCACAGCCGGGGAAGCGGCAGCCGCGGTCCCGATGCTGGAGCGCCCTGCGTAAAGCCGGCGGGATCGTGCGCGTTCGAGCGCCGACTTCCAGCAGGCGGCCCTCCTGGTCGTGGCGCATCACAACTCGACTGGTATCGCACGCCAGGCGCTGGGACGTTTCCGCGGAAACGCGTGTGCCCTCCTCGAGGACGGACTGACCGGGTGCGTCCTGGTCCGCCAGGACCTCGGCGTCGACGTGGACCACCACCTGATAATGCTCCCCCGGGGTCCCGGGCTCGAGCCCGTGGTGCAGGGCCGTCTCGGCCAGCAGCGCCAGGGCGTCGGCCTGCTGCTGAGCCAGCGTGGACGTGTCCGGGTAAAAGGAGGATGCTCCCGCAGGAACGTCGGCCGAGCTGGGGTCCGTCTCGGCGGGGCGCTGCTGCTCCATGGCGCGCGCTTTCTGACACAGCGCCTCCCGGGCCGCCGTCAGCGCCTGCACGACCAGCGCGCCGACCTCGGGCTCCAGCCGCCCGCGCAGGACCACCATGCCGTCTTCATCCTGATACACGTGCAGCGCCCGGCTCCTGTGCCGCCGTGCGGCTTCCTGAGCTTCGGCCTGCCGGTCGACCTTGCGCCAGCCCCGCACGATCCGCTCGACGTGCTCGGCCGTCCCGGCCCGCCCGACCGCGAGCAGACGTTCTTCGGTCTCGGCGGTGGCTACGCGGGTCAAAGCCCGCACCTTGGCGTACGAGAGCTCCCCGCGGGCCAACGCCTGGGCCAGCAACGGCAGTCCACCCAGAGCCCGCGCCACACGGACGCGCTCGCGCGCCGCCCCCAGGTCCATCCCCACCCGCCACGCCAGCCAGTGGGCGCAGGACTTGAATCCGTTGCCCCAGCCGCCGCGCGCGTCGAACTCGCGAATCAGATCCAGGAGGCGGGCGGTCGCGGCGTCCAGGTGGGCCGCCAGCTCGGCGATCTCGTCGCCCAGCCGGTCGAGCTCTGCGGTGCGATCGTCGGTGGCAATGCGAATCGACGAGTGAATCTCCATGGCGCCCCCTTCGTTGGAGCGACTCTACACCCTGATTTCGGAGCCACCTGGCTGGCGCCAGGAGGGGCGATCCACGGACATACGCCGTTTTCCCTCTCTCGCCTCCGAACGCTCATCGTGCGATCAACGCGCCACGCAAAGGGAGCATCTGCTGCGTAGTGCCGACCGAGCGCCGTTGTCATTCAGGGAGATTGTCAAGGGGAAATTGCGCCCGATTTTTCGTAGAAGCGTCTCCAGGAACTCTTCCTGCCGCTGCCCCATACTCTTGGTAGCGCCATCCCCACAGTTGCTGTACCGATTACGTGGCGTCACACTAAATGCCCATATGATTCGTGAGGAAGAGTGCCGACGCGTGCCCATCCTGATCCGCCGGTACCGCCCCGATGACGCCGAGCGGCTGCTCGAAGCAGCCCGGGAATCGGTCGAGCAGATCTTTCCCTGGATGCCGTGGGCGCGTTCCGGATACTCGCTGGAGGACAGTCGCGCCTGGATCGCGCACTGCGAGGCCACGTGGGCTCAGGGCGTGGAGTACAACTTCGCCATCGTGGATCAGGACGATCGCTACCTCGGAGGGTGCGGACTCAATCAGCTCAACCGCGGGCACCGAGTCGCGAATCTGGGTTACTGGGTGCGCACCTCAGCCAGGGCGCGAGGTATCGCCACCGCGGCCGTCCCCGCGCTGGCCGATTTCGCCTTTCGGGAGACGGATCTCGCACGTCTCGAGATCGTGGTGGCCGTCGGCAACGCGGCCAGTCATCGGGTGGCGGAAAAGAGCGGAGCGATCCGCGAGGGGCTCGCCCACGATCGGCTACATCTGCACGGTCGGCAGCACGACGCGGTCGTCTACGCGCTGCTACGCCCTAGGCCCCACCCGCATTCGGGATGATCGGCAGCAGCAGGTAGGCGTCCCGCCCGCCGCCGGCGTGCAGGGTCACCGTGCCGCCGAAGACGTCCTTGGGCCGGTTGTCGGGATCGTCGTGGGTCATGCCGCCCGTCCCCCGGGTGGCGTAGTGGAACTTCCTGGCGAACTCGGAGAGCTCTCCCTCGTACTCGTAATCCTTCCCGCGCACGGTGAGCGCCACCCGCCAGCCCGCGGGCACCACGATGCAGGAGGGGACGATCTCCACGTCGCACTCGTACACCGCGCCCGGGGTGAGTGGTTCCACGCGGTCGTGGGGATGGTACGGCTGGTAGGGCCTGCTGCGCAGGGAGTCGAGCCGGCGGTGCGAGGCGCGCAGCCAGCCGTTGGCGATCGGGGTGTTGGGATCGGTCGAGCCCATGAAGGTCACTTCCTTGCCCTGCGGGTCGAACACCCGGACGATCAGGAACAGGTCGGCGTCCCTCGTGGAGGACGACACGAAGAGCTTGGCCGCCATCGGTCCCGTGATCTCCGTCTCCTGCTCCACCGGAGGCAACCAGAAGGTCACTCCGTTGCCCAGAGCCTCATAGGCCACCTCGCCGGCGCGGGCGACGGGCGTCGGGCTCAGGGCCAGACCGACCGGGTCGAGGTAGAGCTTGGTCCACCGGGTGCGGGCCAGCGGCCATTCGCGCTCGGCGCGCAGGACGAACTTCTCCCCGGGATGGCGGATGTTCAGCATGACCCGCGGGGTCTTGTCCCAGCCGTTGTCGATGCCCTTGAGGAAATAGTCGAAGAACCGCTTCTGGAGATCCAGGCCGTAGGCGCTGTAGAAGAGCGACCAGTGTGAGTCGCCATGGGCCTCCAGCCACTTCTGCGCGGCCGGCGCGTCCACGAAGCCGTTGAAGTTGCCGCGGGGATGGATGCCCTGACCGCCCCAGTTGGCGCAGCTGAGCAGGGGCGTCGTCACACGCGACAGATCGGCCGAGCGTGAGCGGTGCCACTCGTCGTCGAGCGGATGCTTCTTGAGCTCCTCGTAGACGTTCACCCGATTCTTGGCCAGCTCCTCGTCGGACAGCGTGATGGGCCCCGCCACCGACTCGCCGGTGTTCGGGTTCTTCCGGGCGCGCTGTCCCATCCCGTACTGGATGGCGGAGACCTGATGCTTGGCCCAGCGCTCCTGGAACTGGCTCAGGATGCCGCCGTGGTAGCCGGAGTCGCGGTAGCGATCGTTCTGACCTTCCCACGGGATGATCGCGGCCAGGTGCGGCGGGTGCATCCCGGCCACGCGCCACTGGTTCGACGCGTAGTAGGAGATGCCCAGCATGCCGACCTTGCCGTTGCACCACGGCTGGGTCCCCGCCCACTCGATGCACCGGTACAGGTCCTCGATCTCTCGGGCCGAATTGCAATCCATGAAGCCTGGTGACCAGCCGGCGCCCCGGGAGTCCACCCGGATCACGACGTAGCCGTGCGGGACCCAGCGCTCGGGATCGGTGGTCTCCCAGTTCTGGTACTTGTTGGTCGAACCCTGGAGGATCTCGGGGTGGTCCGCGATCATCTTCCCCCACTGGTGGGGATACCCCTCCGGGAACGCCAGGCCCTTCGCGTACACCCCGTAGCTGACGATCACCGGATACCGGTCGTCCTCGATCGGCCGGAAGACGTCGGCCCGGAGCACGAGGCCGTCCTCCATGGGGATCGCCTCGTGCCAGGTGATGCGCATGCCGTCGCGGATCTCGGTGCGCGCCTTCACGTCGGGGAATTCGCTCATGCTGGTGATCTCCTTGCAGGCGCCTAAAGAGGCCCGAACGCCCTCACCAGAGCTCGCGGGAGGCCAGGTGGGCTCCCTCCACCAGCGAGCGCAGCTTGTGCCACACGATGTTGGTGTCGACCTGAACGCGCCCGGCGAAGGTCCCGAACCCACAGTCGCAGCCGGCGATGACGTTCTCCCGCCCCACCACCTGGGCGTACCGTCCGATGCGCTCCGCCACCAGCTCCGGGTGCTCGATGAAGTTGCTGGTGGTGTCGATCACTCCGGGGATGAGGAGCTTGCCCGCGGGCAGCTTCACGTCCTTCCACACCTTCCACTCGTGCTCGTGGCGGGGATTGGCGGCCGCGAACACGAGCCCGGCCGGACGCCCCGCGATCACGATGTCCACGATGTCCTTCAGGGGAACGTCGCGGTGGTGGGGACCGCCGGTGCTGGCCCAGCAGATGTGCATGCGCATCCGTTCGGCGGGAATGTCGGCGACGGCGTGGTTGAGGACTTCCACGTGCATGGCCGCCACCTTGCGGAACTCGGCCAGAGTCAGATGGGCGAACTGGGTGTGCCGGCCCAGGGCCAGGTCCGGACAGTCGAGCTGCAGGATGAATCCGGCGTCCACGATGGCCCGGTACTCGCGCTTCATCACGTCAGCCAGCGTGGCCAGAAAGAGCTCATCGCTCGAGTAGTACCGGTTCTGCAGGAACCGCCCGATCTGGCCGGGTGAGGGCGAGGTCATGAAGACCTCCTCGCCGGCGCCGGCGGTCGCCGCCTTCAGGGTCTCG
Proteins encoded in this window:
- a CDS encoding thiosulfate oxidation carrier protein SoxY, with the protein product MTRRALFRVLGMLGLVGTGGAVPLVAPRPAQAQQFGVHESVQDGLKRLFGSRPLQDGARTVTLEVPLIAENGAVVPVSVEVGAPMTAGKWVKHVYFVADKNRIPIIARATLTPEAGQALVGATVRLGETGDVRAIAELSDGTLLQVKREVKVTFSGCGG
- a CDS encoding DUF222 domain-containing protein, encoding MEIHSSIRIATDDRTAELDRLGDEIAELAAHLDAATARLLDLIREFDARGGWGNGFKSCAHWLAWRVGMDLGAARERVRVARALGGLPLLAQALARGELSYAKVRALTRVATAETEERLLAVGRAGTAEHVERIVRGWRKVDRQAEAQEAARRHRSRALHVYQDEDGMVVLRGRLEPEVGALVVQALTAAREALCQKARAMEQQRPAETDPSSADVPAGASSFYPDTSTLAQQQADALALLAETALHHGLEPGTPGEHYQVVVHVDAEVLADQDAPGQSVLEEGTRVSAETSQRLACDTSRVVMRHDQEGRLLEVGARTRTIPPALRRALQHRDRGCRFPGCGVRFGQGHHIRHWAQGGPTTLSNLTLLCRNHHRAVHEEGFQVDRGPDGTLRFRRPDGRLLPEAPEPAAAPANPVHVLRAGHIAQGLSIHARTSCPGWLGDHLDVGWAIDVLHPRALGEPPSSPPESVENVE
- a CDS encoding GNAT family N-acetyltransferase — translated: MPILIRRYRPDDAERLLEAARESVEQIFPWMPWARSGYSLEDSRAWIAHCEATWAQGVEYNFAIVDQDDRYLGGCGLNQLNRGHRVANLGYWVRTSARARGIATAAVPALADFAFRETDLARLEIVVAVGNAASHRVAEKSGAIREGLAHDRLHLHGRQHDAVVYALLRPRPHPHSG
- a CDS encoding CocE/NonD family hydrolase, which gives rise to MSEFPDVKARTEIRDGMRITWHEAIPMEDGLVLRADVFRPIEDDRYPVIVSYGVYAKGLAFPEGYPHQWGKMIADHPEILQGSTNKYQNWETTDPERWVPHGYVVIRVDSRGAGWSPGFMDCNSAREIEDLYRCIEWAGTQPWCNGKVGMLGISYYASNQWRVAGMHPPHLAAIIPWEGQNDRYRDSGYHGGILSQFQERWAKHQVSAIQYGMGQRARKNPNTGESVAGPITLSDEELAKNRVNVYEELKKHPLDDEWHRSRSADLSRVTTPLLSCANWGGQGIHPRGNFNGFVDAPAAQKWLEAHGDSHWSLFYSAYGLDLQKRFFDYFLKGIDNGWDKTPRVMLNIRHPGEKFVLRAEREWPLARTRWTKLYLDPVGLALSPTPVARAGEVAYEALGNGVTFWLPPVEQETEITGPMAAKLFVSSSTRDADLFLIVRVFDPQGKEVTFMGSTDPNTPIANGWLRASHRRLDSLRSRPYQPYHPHDRVEPLTPGAVYECDVEIVPSCIVVPAGWRVALTVRGKDYEYEGELSEFARKFHYATRGTGGMTHDDPDNRPKDVFGGTVTLHAGGGRDAYLLLPIIPNAGGA
- a CDS encoding cobalamin-independent methionine synthase II family protein; translated protein: MKRSTTRILTTHTGSLPRPRDLLALLREREEGRLVDEAAFHARVRSAVAEAVKKQVELGVSVVNDGEQGRADYTIYVKDRLTGFEGESTPWPNPDAEEFPEWTELARQFAPPFQKRPACTGPVTWKDWPAVERDIETLKAATAGAGEEVFMTSPSPGQIGRFLQNRYYSSDELFLATLADVMKREYRAIVDAGFILQLDCPDLALGRHTQFAHLTLAEFRKVAAMHVEVLNHAVADIPAERMRMHICWASTGGPHHRDVPLKDIVDIVIAGRPAGLVFAAANPRHEHEWKVWKDVKLPAGKLLIPGVIDTTSNFIEHPELVAERIGRYAQVVGRENVIAGCDCGFGTFAGRVQVDTNIVWHKLRSLVEGAHLASRELW